In Planctomycetota bacterium, the following are encoded in one genomic region:
- a CDS encoding asparaginase domain-containing protein, which yields MRQVTIITTGGTIEKTFNERSGALENTRSMVHRMLRRLRLEETRVNVVELMSKDSLLMTDDDRTRIAEAVHACGGGHELSTEASGIVVLHGTDTLNLTGEALVRRFPAPRVPIVLSGAMRPYEVTRSDALQNLTEAIFATGVLGPGVYCVAHGRALAFPGVVKDREAGTFVRR from the coding sequence GTGAGACAGGTCACGATCATCACCACCGGCGGCACGATCGAGAAGACGTTCAACGAGCGCTCCGGCGCGCTGGAGAACACGCGGTCGATGGTGCACCGCATGCTGCGTCGGCTGCGCCTGGAAGAGACGCGGGTGAACGTGGTCGAGCTGATGAGCAAGGACAGCCTGCTGATGACGGACGACGACCGCACGCGGATCGCCGAGGCCGTTCATGCGTGCGGGGGCGGGCACGAGCTCTCGACGGAGGCGTCGGGGATCGTGGTGCTGCACGGGACGGACACGCTGAACCTGACGGGCGAGGCGCTGGTGCGCCGGTTTCCGGCGCCGCGGGTGCCGATCGTGCTATCGGGGGCGATGCGTCCGTACGAGGTGACGCGGTCGGACGCGCTGCAGAACCTGACGGAGGCGATCTTCGCGACGGGCGTGCTGGGGCCCGGGGTGTACTGCGTGGCGCACGGGCGGGCGCTGGCGTTCCCCGGAGTGGTGAAGGATCGCGAAGCGGGGACGTTCGTGCGCCGATAA
- the aroA gene encoding 3-phosphoshikimate 1-carboxyvinyltransferase — translation MSGAGGSEGEMLAALRGPLEALPDPLPLPCAHGRSVAVDIRPPGSKSLTNRAVLLAALAEGHSEIRGVLDGAEDSEVMLACVRALGATVERTPGAVRVRGVGGRWPVPPGGVTLDCRNAGTAARFLAAAALRASGPVTIDGSPRMRERPIGELGEALGALGCGVEYLGTPGRPPVRITPPHAGAPVPDPLTLGPTQSSQFVSAILLMAPWLGGLTVRLTGVVTSPAYITMTLGLLARLGATARTSDDLRLIRVFSEHAGLGAFSYDVEPDASGGTYWWGAGALLAGGAVGVEGLDTSSLQGDAEFPDVLARMGARVDRVGRCVRVCGPARLEPVTADCSAMPDAAMTLGAVACFAGGTSLLRGLRTLRVKESDRHEAMCREFAKLGVRVEAPPGEPDAMRITPPARMREDAVEFDTYDDHRMAMSLALVALRRPGVHIRNPGCVRKTYPGFWADFARLYDPGQSEPHP, via the coding sequence GTGAGCGGCGCGGGCGGGAGCGAGGGCGAGATGCTGGCGGCCCTGCGCGGGCCGCTGGAGGCGCTCCCCGATCCGCTCCCGCTGCCCTGCGCCCATGGGCGGAGCGTGGCGGTCGACATCCGCCCGCCGGGGTCCAAGAGCCTGACGAACCGCGCGGTGCTGCTGGCGGCGTTGGCCGAGGGGCACAGCGAAATCCGGGGGGTGCTCGACGGCGCCGAAGACAGCGAGGTCATGCTGGCCTGCGTGCGGGCGTTGGGCGCGACGGTGGAGCGCACGCCCGGGGCGGTGCGCGTGCGGGGGGTTGGCGGGCGCTGGCCCGTGCCGCCGGGGGGCGTGACGCTGGACTGCCGCAACGCGGGAACGGCCGCGCGATTCCTGGCGGCGGCGGCGCTGCGGGCGTCGGGCCCGGTGACGATCGACGGCTCGCCCCGCATGCGTGAGCGGCCCATCGGCGAACTCGGCGAAGCGCTGGGGGCGCTGGGGTGCGGCGTGGAGTATCTGGGCACGCCCGGCAGGCCTCCGGTCCGCATCACCCCGCCGCACGCGGGGGCCCCGGTGCCGGACCCGCTGACGCTCGGGCCGACGCAGTCGAGCCAGTTCGTGTCGGCGATTTTGCTGATGGCGCCGTGGCTGGGTGGGCTGACGGTGCGGCTGACGGGCGTGGTGACGAGCCCGGCGTACATCACGATGACGCTCGGGCTGCTGGCGCGGCTTGGGGCGACCGCGCGGACGTCGGACGATCTGCGCCTGATCCGGGTGTTCAGCGAGCACGCGGGGCTGGGGGCGTTCTCGTACGACGTGGAGCCCGACGCGAGCGGCGGGACGTACTGGTGGGGGGCCGGGGCCCTGCTGGCGGGGGGCGCGGTGGGGGTGGAAGGTCTGGACACGTCGTCGCTGCAGGGCGACGCGGAGTTTCCGGACGTGCTGGCGCGGATGGGCGCACGCGTCGACCGGGTGGGACGGTGCGTGCGGGTGTGCGGGCCGGCGCGCCTGGAGCCGGTGACGGCGGATTGCTCGGCGATGCCGGACGCGGCGATGACGCTGGGCGCGGTGGCGTGCTTCGCGGGCGGGACGAGCCTCTTGCGGGGGTTGCGGACGCTGCGGGTGAAGGAGAGCGACCGGCACGAGGCGATGTGCCGCGAGTTCGCGAAGCTGGGGGTGCGCGTGGAAGCGCCCCCGGGCGAGCCGGACGCGATGCGCATCACCCCGCCCGCGCGGATGCGCGAGGACGCGGTGGAGTTCGACACGTACGACGACCACCGGATGGCGATGTCGCTGGCGCTGGTGGCGTTGCGCCGGCCGGGCGTGCACATCCGCAACCCGGGCTGCGTGCGCAAGACGTACCCGGGGTTCTGGGCGGACTTCGCGCGGCTGTACGATCCCGGTCAGTCGGAGCCACACCCGTGA
- a CDS encoding co-chaperone GroES has translation MATREPEGSAARAIETVEPIGKRVLIRKDDDKKQTKSGIHLPDKIEIPTITGRVVAVSAQVERDADYPIRRYDRVLFNPKHAIPVDFEGDNRLWVVPVEDVVAVFRRDGQDGAP, from the coding sequence ATGGCTACACGAGAACCCGAAGGCTCCGCGGCTCGCGCCATCGAGACCGTCGAGCCGATCGGCAAGCGCGTCCTGATCCGCAAGGACGACGACAAGAAGCAGACCAAGAGCGGGATTCACCTGCCGGACAAGATCGAGATCCCCACGATCACGGGGCGCGTGGTAGCCGTGTCGGCGCAGGTGGAGCGCGACGCCGATTACCCGATCCGCCGGTACGACCGCGTGCTGTTCAACCCGAAGCACGCGATCCCCGTGGACTTTGAGGGCGACAACCGGCTGTGGGTGGTGCCGGTCGAGGACGTCGTCGCTGTGTTCCGGCGCGACGGGCAGGACGGCGCGCCGTGA
- a CDS encoding adenine phosphoribosyltransferase, which translates to MGDSIVRSLEALIVDVPDFPKPGVTFKDFTPLLGNPRALALAVELMVNPFRGRGVEAVVGAESRGFIFGTAIAQALSAGFVPVRKAGKLPRATRGVSYDLEYGSDRLEMHADALRPGQRVLLVDDLLATGGTLRACAEMTAAAGAGIVGMTVLIELAGLRGRAKLPADAEVHAVLTY; encoded by the coding sequence GTGGGCGATTCGATCGTGCGGTCGTTGGAGGCGTTGATCGTGGACGTGCCGGACTTCCCCAAGCCCGGCGTCACGTTCAAGGACTTCACGCCCCTGCTGGGGAACCCGCGCGCCCTCGCGCTCGCCGTCGAACTCATGGTGAACCCCTTCCGGGGCCGGGGCGTGGAGGCCGTCGTCGGCGCCGAATCGCGCGGGTTCATCTTCGGCACGGCGATCGCGCAGGCGCTCTCGGCGGGGTTCGTGCCCGTCCGCAAGGCCGGGAAACTCCCCCGCGCCACCCGGGGCGTGTCGTACGACCTCGAGTACGGGTCCGACCGCCTGGAAATGCACGCCGACGCCCTCCGCCCCGGGCAGCGGGTCCTGCTCGTCGACGACCTGCTCGCCACGGGCGGCACGCTGCGGGCCTGCGCGGAGATGACCGCCGCCGCGGGCGCGGGCATCGTCGGCATGACCGTGCTCATCGAGCTCGCCGGGCTGCGAGGGAGAGCCAAGTTGCCGGCGGACGCCGAGGTGCACGCGGTGCTGACGTATTAG
- a CDS encoding PEP-CTERM sorting domain-containing protein yields the protein MKNVIGMIAVAGLASAAIATTGDTELRYEARIANPGNNSGWTSNLDAMPGDTIEVRAVVSYVGTGSPVALGQIVFQPVVSNWGAGDSVITTAGTPGNNGIGPVGGNTSGGFVNDEPGAYGRITPWAANATTTSTFLRGHLHNISGGSFLRIARNDVTNFIGVGASSGAGAANNTNGGGGVSIAQGNVGPARPTNFPPAVLGTTGLVVFKFGFTLSSSTDVRSLTVTTPDNGFGRSTSASNYGGPNTRWFSSLSDSTPGSIFTTPFAVDAVINVVPTPASMALLGLGGLMVARRRR from the coding sequence ATGAAGAACGTGATCGGTATGATTGCTGTCGCTGGCCTGGCCTCGGCCGCCATCGCCACGACGGGTGATACGGAGCTTCGCTACGAGGCCCGCATCGCCAACCCCGGCAACAACTCGGGTTGGACCTCGAACCTGGACGCCATGCCCGGCGACACGATCGAAGTTCGCGCCGTGGTGTCCTACGTCGGCACGGGCTCGCCCGTCGCCCTCGGCCAGATCGTCTTCCAGCCCGTGGTCTCGAACTGGGGCGCCGGTGACTCGGTGATCACCACCGCGGGCACCCCCGGCAACAACGGCATCGGCCCCGTCGGCGGCAACACCAGCGGCGGCTTCGTCAACGACGAGCCCGGCGCGTACGGCCGCATCACCCCCTGGGCTGCGAACGCCACCACGACCTCGACCTTCCTGCGTGGCCACCTCCACAACATCAGCGGCGGCAGCTTCCTCCGCATCGCCCGTAACGACGTGACGAACTTCATCGGCGTGGGCGCCTCCTCGGGCGCCGGCGCGGCGAACAACACCAACGGCGGCGGCGGCGTCTCGATCGCCCAGGGCAACGTCGGCCCCGCCCGCCCCACCAACTTCCCGCCCGCCGTCCTCGGCACCACGGGCCTGGTGGTCTTCAAGTTCGGCTTCACCCTCTCCTCGAGCACCGACGTCCGCTCGCTGACCGTCACCACCCCGGACAACGGCTTCGGCCGCTCGACCTCCGCGTCGAACTACGGCGGTCCCAACACCCGCTGGTTCTCGAGCCTCTCCGACTCGACCCCCGGCTCCATCTTCACCACCCCCTTCGCCGTTGACGCCGTGATCAACGTCGTCCCGACCCCCGCCTCGATGGCCCTCCTGGGCCTGGGCGGCCTGATGGTGGCCCGCCGCCGCCGCTAA
- a CDS encoding PEP-CTERM sorting domain-containing protein translates to MKNVIGMIAVAGLASVAMAQGQTELRYEARIANPGNNTGWTSNLNAAPGDTIEVRAVVSYIGQAAPVALGQIVFQPVQSNWVAGDTLITTAGTPGNNGIGPVGGNTNNGFVNDEPGAYGRITPWAANATTTSTFLRGHVQNVSGGTFLRIARADVTNFIGVGASSGAGAANNTNGGGGVSIAQGNIGPARPTNFPPAVLGTSGLVVFKYGFTLSSDTALRTITVTTPAQGFGRSTAASNYGADNTRWFSSSSDSTPGSIVTSPFAVDAVINVVPTPASMALLGLGGLMVARRRR, encoded by the coding sequence ATGAAGAACGTGATCGGGATGATTGCTGTCGCCGGCCTGGCTTCCGTCGCCATGGCCCAGGGCCAGACGGAGCTTCGCTACGAGGCCCGCATCGCCAACCCCGGCAACAACACGGGCTGGACCTCGAACCTGAACGCCGCCCCCGGCGACACGATCGAAGTCCGCGCGGTGGTCTCGTACATCGGCCAGGCGGCCCCCGTCGCCCTCGGCCAGATCGTCTTCCAGCCCGTGCAGAGCAACTGGGTCGCTGGTGACACGCTGATCACCACCGCCGGCACCCCCGGCAACAACGGCATAGGCCCCGTCGGCGGCAACACGAACAACGGCTTCGTCAACGACGAGCCCGGCGCGTACGGCCGCATCACCCCCTGGGCTGCGAACGCCACCACGACCTCGACATTCCTCCGCGGGCACGTCCAGAACGTCAGCGGCGGCACCTTCCTCCGCATCGCTCGCGCCGACGTGACGAACTTCATCGGCGTGGGCGCCTCCTCGGGCGCTGGCGCGGCGAACAACACCAACGGCGGCGGCGGCGTCTCGATCGCCCAGGGCAACATCGGCCCCGCTCGTCCGACCAACTTCCCGCCCGCCGTCCTCGGCACCAGCGGCCTGGTCGTCTTCAAGTACGGCTTCACGCTCTCCTCCGACACCGCGCTCCGCACGATCACCGTGACGACCCCCGCGCAGGGCTTCGGTCGCTCGACCGCCGCCTCGAACTACGGCGCGGACAACACCCGCTGGTTCTCGAGCTCGTCGGACTCGACCCCCGGCTCGATCGTCACCAGCCCCTTCGCCGTTGACGCCGTGATCAACGTCGTCCCGACGCCCGCCTCGATGGCCCTGCTGGGCCTGGGCGGCCTGATGGTGGCTCGCCGCCGCCGCTAA
- the thyX gene encoding FAD-dependent thymidylate synthase: MTDPLRSSSPPPGPAHPSTPAGAAPVRVEAPDTPPAQRPIERTDPERPFRDVMGGAARMQIGVLDHGFIALVDAMPRLVPEGQTADAAIVQAARVSYGQGTKQVSEDRGLIRYLLRHRHTTPFEMIEFKFHIAMPIFIARQWIRHRTANVNEYSARYSIVRDRFYMPEAENVRKQSRANRQGGEETFAADESATAEAFVQYLRDAEALYERYLSLTQAGVSRELARIGLPVNVYTEWYWKCDLHNILRFLALRLDAHAQMEIRVYAEAMLRLIEPIVPLTVEAFRDYELDSIRLTRAEVEAIRAHRGGVAPDISASNAREAAEWHAKRGTLNLGGASGGA; the protein is encoded by the coding sequence ATGACCGACCCGCTCCGCTCGTCCTCGCCCCCGCCGGGGCCGGCCCACCCGTCAACGCCCGCGGGCGCGGCCCCGGTGCGCGTCGAGGCCCCGGACACCCCGCCCGCGCAGCGCCCCATCGAGCGCACCGACCCCGAGCGCCCGTTCCGCGACGTGATGGGCGGAGCCGCCCGCATGCAGATCGGCGTGCTCGACCACGGGTTCATCGCGCTGGTGGACGCGATGCCGCGGTTGGTGCCCGAGGGGCAGACGGCCGACGCGGCGATCGTGCAGGCCGCCCGCGTGTCGTACGGGCAGGGCACCAAGCAGGTGTCGGAAGATCGCGGGCTGATCCGGTACCTGCTGCGTCACCGGCACACGACGCCGTTCGAGATGATCGAGTTCAAGTTCCACATCGCGATGCCGATCTTCATCGCGCGCCAGTGGATCCGGCACCGGACGGCGAACGTGAACGAGTACTCGGCGCGGTACTCGATCGTCCGCGACCGCTTCTACATGCCCGAGGCCGAGAACGTGCGCAAGCAGTCGCGGGCGAACCGGCAGGGGGGCGAGGAGACGTTCGCCGCGGACGAGTCCGCGACCGCCGAGGCCTTCGTGCAGTACCTGCGTGACGCCGAGGCGTTGTACGAGCGGTACCTGTCGCTCACGCAGGCGGGGGTGTCGCGCGAGTTGGCGCGCATCGGGCTGCCGGTGAACGTGTACACCGAGTGGTACTGGAAGTGCGATCTGCACAACATCCTGCGATTCCTGGCGCTGCGTCTGGACGCGCACGCGCAGATGGAGATCCGCGTGTACGCCGAGGCGATGCTGCGCCTCATCGAGCCGATCGTGCCGCTGACGGTCGAGGCGTTCCGCGACTACGAGCTGGACAGCATCCGCCTGACCCGCGCGGAGGTCGAGGCCATCCGGGCGCATCGCGGCGGGGTGGCGCCCGACATCAGCGCGTCCAACGCCCGCGAAGCCGCGGAGTGGCACGCGAAGCGCGGGACGCTGAACCTGGGCGGGGCGTCCGGGGGGGCGTGA
- a CDS encoding PDZ domain-containing protein, translating to MQPQRSIFVRLVLAAMLALAAPHAARALAQPEARDPDRQALANDYFRRALEAFNRADYAAAEGFLRRQLAIQPRNFVIHYNLACCRSLQGDAPGGLEFLERAIELGFSDIAHLRRDTHLARVRELPGFTRIVDNWPAIQAAALEANLAHQKSLLTGTYREWRDDRLRLVYLSAYNGESDAKVSDELARLADWCETTAMPGVLSDPDAANDAWVIVVLPTQKDFDAWTTSVYGRTAVRGTSMIAGSYEHDSKRLVAMDLGATLRHEFLHVLHWRAMTRRGQAHPIWIMEGLCSLAEDYDLAPDGSVRPVPSWRTNTLRRIERIGTLMPIEDLARLSQLKFTSSRPLAHYAIARGVFLYLAQRERLGAWYTHYTTNYRDDPSGVKSLEVALDMPIEQINADFRAWVRALPEVAEEIAPGKASLGVEVENGSGDGPVVRSVRRRKADPKVDLRPGDVITAVGGRPTRDLAELVRVLSSFEPGEAVEVSYRRVRLVGTTTVTLVAK from the coding sequence GTGCAGCCACAGCGCTCCATCTTCGTCCGTCTCGTTCTCGCGGCGATGCTCGCGCTCGCGGCCCCGCACGCCGCGCGGGCGCTCGCGCAGCCCGAGGCCCGCGACCCCGACCGGCAGGCCCTCGCGAACGACTATTTCCGTCGGGCGCTCGAGGCGTTCAACCGCGCCGACTACGCCGCGGCCGAGGGCTTCTTGCGCCGGCAACTCGCCATCCAGCCCCGCAACTTCGTGATCCACTACAACCTGGCGTGCTGCCGCTCGCTGCAGGGCGACGCGCCCGGCGGGCTGGAGTTCCTCGAGCGCGCCATCGAGCTGGGCTTCTCCGACATCGCGCACCTGCGCCGCGACACGCACCTCGCGCGCGTGCGCGAGCTGCCCGGGTTCACGCGGATCGTCGACAACTGGCCGGCGATCCAGGCCGCGGCCCTCGAGGCGAACCTCGCGCACCAGAAGTCGCTGCTCACCGGCACGTACCGCGAGTGGCGCGACGACCGCCTGCGCCTGGTGTACCTCTCCGCGTACAACGGCGAGTCGGACGCGAAGGTGAGCGACGAACTCGCGCGCCTCGCCGACTGGTGCGAGACGACCGCGATGCCGGGCGTGCTCTCGGACCCCGACGCCGCCAACGACGCGTGGGTCATCGTCGTGCTCCCCACACAGAAGGACTTCGACGCCTGGACCACGTCGGTGTACGGGCGCACCGCCGTCCGCGGCACGAGCATGATCGCCGGCTCGTACGAGCACGACTCCAAGCGGCTGGTCGCCATGGACCTGGGGGCCACGCTCCGCCACGAGTTCCTGCACGTGCTGCACTGGCGCGCGATGACTCGGCGCGGCCAGGCCCATCCCATCTGGATCATGGAGGGCCTGTGCAGCCTCGCCGAGGACTACGACCTCGCGCCCGACGGTTCGGTCCGGCCCGTGCCCTCCTGGCGCACCAACACCCTCCGACGCATCGAGCGCATCGGCACGCTCATGCCCATCGAGGACCTCGCCCGACTCAGCCAACTCAAGTTCACGTCGTCGCGCCCGCTGGCGCACTACGCCATCGCCCGCGGCGTCTTCCTGTACCTCGCCCAGCGCGAGCGCCTGGGCGCGTGGTACACCCACTACACGACGAACTACCGCGACGACCCCAGCGGCGTGAAGTCGCTCGAGGTCGCCCTCGACATGCCCATCGAGCAGATCAACGCCGACTTTCGCGCCTGGGTCCGCGCGCTTCCCGAGGTCGCCGAAGAGATCGCGCCCGGTAAGGCCAGCCTGGGCGTCGAGGTCGAGAACGGCAGCGGCGACGGGCCGGTCGTCCGCTCCGTGCGCCGACGAAAGGCCGATCCCAAGGTCGACCTGCGCCCGGGCGACGTCATCACGGCGGTGGGGGGGCGGCCGACCCGCGACCTCGCCGAACTCGTCCGCGTGCTGAGCAGTTTCGAGCCCGGGGAAGCCGTCGAAGTGTCGTACCGGCGCGTCCGTCTGGTCGGCACGACCACCGTCACGCTGGTCGCGAAGTAG
- a CDS encoding phosphoribosylglycinamide formyltransferase, which yields MPDATPTPTNAPPRLAVFASGGGRTFGNLHDRIRAGALRAEIVVLVASSHCGALAKASERGVPSEVHPGEIPADRLASILAPYRPDYLVLAGYLKKLHIPRGFEGRVVNIHPALLPRHGGPGMYGRRVHEAVLAAGDTESGCTVHLCDDEYDRGEIIVQRRCPVLADDTPDTLAARVFAEECEAYPAALTMLFENRRPPSGV from the coding sequence ATGCCCGACGCAACGCCCACCCCGACCAACGCCCCGCCGCGCCTGGCCGTCTTTGCTTCCGGGGGCGGGCGGACGTTCGGGAACCTGCACGATCGGATCCGCGCGGGCGCGCTCCGCGCAGAGATCGTCGTGCTCGTCGCGTCGTCGCACTGCGGCGCGCTGGCGAAAGCGTCTGAACGGGGCGTCCCCTCCGAGGTGCACCCCGGCGAGATCCCCGCCGACCGTCTCGCCTCGATCCTCGCGCCCTACCGCCCGGACTACCTCGTGCTCGCGGGGTACCTCAAGAAACTCCACATCCCGCGCGGCTTCGAGGGACGCGTGGTGAACATCCACCCCGCGCTCCTGCCGCGCCACGGCGGCCCGGGTATGTACGGGCGCCGGGTGCACGAGGCCGTCCTCGCCGCCGGCGACACCGAATCCGGCTGCACCGTTCACCTGTGCGACGACGAGTACGACCGGGGCGAGATCATCGTGCAGCGCCGGTGCCCGGTGCTGGCGGACGACACGCCCGACACGCTCGCCGCCCGCGTGTTCGCGGAAGAGTGCGAGGCGTACCCCGCCGCGTTGACGATGCTCTTCGAGAACCGGCGCCCACCCTCGGGCGTCTGA
- a CDS encoding hotdog domain-containing protein: MPPPTTGSRSLALRVATLPRDTNHYGTVFGGVILSYLDQAGFVEARRHGQHRWVTAALDRVEFKSPVHVGDVVNFYTTTSKTGTKSVTVEVEVEAERFTSGECVSVTKATMVMVSVDAAGKPIPFRDPPTV; the protein is encoded by the coding sequence ATGCCCCCGCCCACCACCGGCAGCCGTTCGCTTGCCCTGCGCGTCGCGACGCTTCCCCGCGACACCAACCACTACGGGACCGTCTTCGGCGGGGTCATCCTGTCCTACCTCGACCAGGCCGGATTCGTCGAGGCGCGCCGGCACGGGCAGCACCGCTGGGTCACCGCGGCCCTTGATCGCGTCGAGTTCAAGTCTCCCGTTCATGTCGGCGATGTCGTCAACTTCTACACCACGACCTCCAAGACCGGCACCAAGAGCGTGACCGTCGAGGTCGAGGTCGAGGCGGAGCGATTCACCTCCGGCGAGTGCGTGAGCGTCACCAAGGCGACGATGGTCATGGTCTCGGTCGACGCCGCGGGCAAGCCCATCCCGTTCCGCGATCCCCCGACCGTCTGA
- a CDS encoding DinB family protein, protein MEQTHAESGAATGGGGCCGGSAKSPGKESEGCCGGSGKQGGGCCKTAREPLTSMTVEQLKVIETDRLIMRFRRGIESVDRRVFELSERQIDQAFLPDAGVGRWPVRVLLGHIADADLAAIHRMRRAVAEDSPLFTEWDENAFIDANMYGNVHEGYAETPEGDHARVMQALGGPLATIHTLRQWTSQWLLSLEPAALERRGMHPTLGPLSVRDLVAMYTWHLEHHCGFLVRKLDLMLGRAPAESTPGASACGCAR, encoded by the coding sequence ATGGAACAGACGCACGCGGAGTCGGGCGCAGCGACGGGCGGGGGCGGCTGCTGCGGCGGGAGCGCCAAGAGCCCGGGCAAAGAAAGCGAAGGCTGCTGCGGCGGGTCGGGCAAGCAGGGCGGCGGGTGCTGCAAGACGGCCCGCGAGCCCCTGACGTCCATGACCGTCGAGCAGTTGAAAGTGATCGAGACCGACCGGCTCATCATGCGGTTCCGGCGCGGCATCGAGAGCGTGGACCGGCGCGTCTTCGAACTTTCCGAGCGCCAGATCGACCAGGCCTTCCTGCCCGACGCGGGCGTGGGGCGCTGGCCCGTGCGCGTGCTGCTCGGGCACATCGCCGACGCCGACCTGGCGGCGATCCACCGGATGCGCCGGGCCGTCGCGGAGGACAGCCCGCTCTTTACCGAGTGGGACGAGAACGCGTTCATCGACGCGAACATGTACGGGAACGTGCACGAGGGGTACGCGGAGACGCCCGAGGGCGACCACGCGCGCGTCATGCAGGCCCTCGGGGGCCCGCTCGCGACGATCCACACGCTGCGCCAGTGGACGAGCCAGTGGCTGCTGTCGCTCGAGCCCGCCGCGCTGGAGCGCCGGGGCATGCACCCCACGCTGGGGCCCCTGAGCGTCCGCGACCTCGTGGCGATGTACACCTGGCACCTGGAGCACCACTGCGGGTTCCTGGTCCGGAAACTGGATCTCATGCTGGGGCGGGCGCCGGCGGAATCGACGCCGGGGGCTTCCGCCTGCGGGTGTGCGCGGTAG
- a CDS encoding type II secretion system protein has protein sequence MTTRTDQGRAFTLIELLVVIAIIAVLIGILVPTLASVRAGGRLVVCSSNLRQQGVFMLTYAQESRERLPPKLHILNERLDDGSTESNAWLINAFLARWQGVRFVPGADGWGVPSGVWRCSEIGPTRERERYTHNGILHHAPNGWLFSTVVEDRVNASVFVSNQAHAGWDGRYAGSEWRRIDHLQRSQQTIAMLDNVSAWVPGHGHFDALEFVESGCQITRTDNACGDRKSGSHDRMAVRPALFADGRAAPVPSTDEYWFDGQASYSLDGGPGIMLWRREAEHLAWYVAPRDAGEGGGE, from the coding sequence ATGACGACGCGGACGGATCAGGGGCGGGCGTTCACGCTCATCGAGCTGCTGGTTGTCATTGCGATCATCGCGGTGCTGATCGGCATCCTGGTGCCGACGCTGGCCTCGGTGCGGGCGGGGGGGCGTCTGGTGGTCTGCTCGTCGAACCTGCGTCAGCAGGGCGTGTTCATGCTGACCTACGCCCAGGAGTCGCGCGAACGGCTGCCCCCCAAGCTGCACATCCTGAATGAGCGCCTGGACGACGGCTCGACCGAGTCCAACGCGTGGCTCATCAACGCGTTCCTGGCGCGCTGGCAGGGCGTGCGGTTCGTGCCGGGAGCCGACGGCTGGGGCGTCCCGTCCGGGGTCTGGCGCTGCTCGGAGATCGGCCCCACCCGCGAGCGCGAGCGCTACACCCACAACGGCATTCTGCACCATGCGCCCAACGGGTGGCTGTTCAGCACGGTCGTCGAGGACCGGGTGAACGCGTCGGTGTTCGTCTCGAACCAGGCGCACGCCGGGTGGGACGGGCGGTACGCCGGCAGCGAGTGGCGCCGCATCGACCACCTGCAGCGCTCGCAGCAGACGATCGCGATGCTGGACAACGTCTCGGCCTGGGTCCCCGGGCACGGGCACTTCGACGCCCTGGAGTTCGTCGAGTCGGGGTGCCAGATCACCCGCACCGACAACGCCTGCGGCGACCGCAAGTCCGGCTCGCACGACCGCATGGCGGTCCGCCCCGCGCTCTTCGCCGACGGGCGCGCGGCGCCCGTGCCCTCCACCGACGAGTACTGGTTCGACGGGCAGGCGTCGTACTCGCTCGACGGCGGGCCCGGGATCATGCTCTGGCGCCGCGAGGCCGAGCACCTCGCGTGGTACGTGGCGCCCCGCGACGCGGGCGAGGGCGGCGGCGAGTGA